In Candidatus Binatia bacterium, a single window of DNA contains:
- a CDS encoding ATP-binding protein, giving the protein MRDSDVDLYTFERLRDEFGPFAAGEAADGLGRAERELIGVRYREMLGELTKIVGYQWKEHVERSALKGFLFHGGVGVGKTAMAKRMTYELCRKFGDNGMADRRKDEVVMVLVDGGDIARGRYGDTEEQLREIFKYARDGQSGAHHRHDDPKHRTVILFDDVESLFLNRSASGAKEWHFSQNSIFFHSIDDLDTAHTAVVLTTNRIDLLDEAIVDRFLSYEFEVPPVSVLEQVARDKGALQGLQESALQPILDVVRTAGAIKSIREIERMVMRAYVDKLLKAP; this is encoded by the coding sequence ATGCGCGACAGCGACGTCGATCTCTATACCTTTGAGCGCCTGCGCGACGAATTCGGACCCTTCGCCGCAGGCGAAGCAGCCGATGGGCTGGGCCGGGCTGAGAGAGAGCTGATCGGGGTTCGCTATCGGGAGATGCTCGGGGAACTCACCAAGATCGTCGGCTACCAGTGGAAGGAACACGTCGAGCGGAGCGCGCTGAAAGGTTTCCTGTTTCATGGCGGCGTAGGGGTCGGCAAGACGGCGATGGCCAAGCGGATGACCTACGAGTTGTGTCGCAAATTCGGCGACAACGGCATGGCCGATCGCCGCAAAGATGAGGTCGTGATGGTCCTGGTCGATGGTGGGGACATCGCGCGCGGAAGATACGGCGACACCGAAGAGCAGCTCCGCGAAATTTTCAAGTACGCGCGCGATGGGCAAAGCGGCGCGCATCATCGACACGACGACCCCAAGCATCGAACGGTCATTTTGTTCGACGACGTCGAATCGCTGTTCTTGAACCGTAGCGCTTCCGGCGCGAAAGAATGGCACTTTAGCCAGAACTCGATCTTCTTCCATAGCATCGACGATCTCGATACCGCGCATACCGCCGTCGTCCTGACAACGAACCGGATCGACCTGCTCGATGAAGCCATCGTGGACCGTTTCCTGAGCTATGAGTTCGAGGTGCCGCCTGTTTCAGTTCTGGAGCAGGTCGCACGCGACAAGGGCGCGCTGCAGGGCCTCCAGGAGAGCGCGCTGCAGCCCATACTGGACGTCGTACGCACCGCCGGAGCGATAAAAAGCATTCGCGAAATTGAGCGCATGGTGATGCGGGCCTATGTCGACAAGCTGTTGAAAGCCCCTTGA
- a CDS encoding ethanolamine ammonia lyase-activating protein — MKYSSDERIDTYDAWQQSQKIPVNRGFFIEDLRKVEVAPWDLKGGLGAFINLDGTGGTNDGYVCEIPPGSKLKPQKHLYEEMVYILDGHGATTVWQKTGRKHTFEWHPGSLFAIPLNAYYQHFNGQGSAPVRYFAVTNAPFIMNLYHNLDFIFDNDFTFADRFPPEEEDYFSGNGQVWGLKMSVNFVPNTRDMPLQVWNERGAGGRHVNFDLAGNVMGSHISEFPVGRYKKAHRHGPGAHVTILSGQGYSLLWSESGETIRVDWKPGSVVVPPNQWFHQHFNSGGAPARYLALRWNSWRYNLAALGEDRPVEVSVKDGGTQIEYEDEDPKIHEIFESCLNKVGAPCRMGSMVSWCTQKGVE; from the coding sequence ATGAAGTACAGCAGCGACGAACGAATTGACACGTACGACGCCTGGCAGCAGTCGCAGAAGATTCCGGTCAACCGGGGTTTTTTTATCGAGGATCTACGCAAAGTGGAGGTTGCGCCCTGGGATCTCAAAGGGGGTTTGGGGGCGTTTATCAACCTCGACGGCACTGGCGGGACCAATGACGGCTACGTGTGCGAAATCCCCCCAGGATCAAAGTTGAAACCTCAAAAACATCTCTACGAAGAGATGGTCTATATTCTCGACGGCCACGGTGCGACCACCGTATGGCAGAAAACCGGCAGGAAGCACACCTTCGAGTGGCACCCCGGAAGCCTGTTCGCGATTCCCTTAAACGCCTACTACCAACACTTCAACGGCCAGGGGAGCGCTCCCGTAAGGTACTTTGCCGTCACCAACGCGCCTTTCATCATGAACCTCTATCACAACCTCGATTTCATTTTCGACAACGACTTCACCTTCGCCGACCGCTTTCCGCCCGAAGAGGAAGACTATTTCAGCGGCAACGGCCAGGTCTGGGGACTCAAGATGTCGGTCAACTTCGTGCCCAACACACGGGACATGCCGCTCCAGGTATGGAACGAGCGCGGCGCCGGCGGCAGGCACGTCAACTTCGACCTTGCCGGCAACGTCATGGGCTCGCACATCTCGGAATTCCCCGTTGGTCGTTATAAGAAAGCTCATCGCCATGGCCCTGGAGCGCACGTCACGATTCTCAGCGGTCAAGGCTATTCCCTGCTCTGGTCGGAAAGCGGAGAGACGATCCGAGTGGACTGGAAACCCGGCAGCGTGGTGGTCCCGCCCAACCAGTGGTTTCACCAGCACTTCAACTCCGGCGGCGCTCCCGCTCGCTACCTGGCGCTGCGCTGGAATAGCTGGCGCTACAACCTTGCCGCCCTCGGTGAGGACAGACCGGTTGAGGTAAGCGTCAAAGACGGCGGCACGCAGATCGAGTACGAAGACGAGGATCCGAAGATTCACGAGATCTTCGAGTCCTGTCTCAACAAAGTCGGCGCTCCTTGCCGCATGGGCTCTATGGTTTCCTGGTGCACGCAAAAAGGAGTGGAATAA
- the cysC gene encoding adenylyl-sulfate kinase, producing the protein MTERNAGFAIWIVGLASAGKSTLALLLEERLSREGYPAVVLEPSSGKELWTRMLKELGFGREGKNQITRRLSYMAKLITRVGGIAIVPWISPEQWTREEARKEIGRFVEVFVDCPIELCAQRDDRGFYAAARERVTDLAGVHEPFEPPLNPEVTLHSDRQTLEEEVAVVMGRLKSLGYLP; encoded by the coding sequence ATGACGGAGCGCAACGCGGGTTTCGCGATCTGGATCGTGGGCCTCGCGAGCGCGGGGAAAAGCACACTGGCCCTTCTGCTCGAAGAGCGGCTCAGCCGCGAAGGCTATCCGGCGGTCGTGTTGGAGCCTTCGAGTGGGAAAGAGCTTTGGACCCGAATGCTCAAGGAGCTGGGCTTCGGGAGAGAAGGCAAAAATCAAATCACTCGCCGGCTGAGTTACATGGCCAAGCTTATTACTCGAGTCGGCGGGATAGCCATCGTGCCCTGGATCTCGCCCGAACAATGGACCCGAGAGGAGGCGCGAAAGGAGATCGGCCGCTTCGTCGAAGTTTTTGTTGATTGTCCGATCGAGCTCTGCGCTCAGCGCGACGACCGCGGCTTCTACGCTGCGGCCAGGGAGCGGGTCACTGACCTTGCGGGAGTCCACGAACCGTTTGAGCCGCCGCTCAATCCGGAGGTGACGCTCCACTCGGACAGGCAAACTCTGGAGGAAGAGGTAGCTGTGGTGATGGGGCGGCTGAAAAGCTTGGGGTACCTCCCTTAA